The Methylococcus sp. Mc7 genomic sequence ATCGCCGCCTCCCGCTGTTCATCAGGGGTTTCCGCGCCGCAAATGATGGCCTTCAACTCGGCTCTCTTCTTCTCGTAGCGATTGTTCAGCTTCTGGCGCTTCACTTCGCGTGCGATCATTGATTTCTTTGCCATGACTCGCCCCTCGTTACGTCCGGAAAGGAAATTTGAACGCCTCGAGCAATGCTTTGGCTTCGGCGTCTGATTTCGCTGTCGATGTGATGGTGATATCCATCCCCCGGATGGCATCGATCTTGTCATAATCGATTTCCGGGAAAATGATCTGCTCCCTCACACCCATGGAGTAGTTGCCCCGACCATCGAACGCCTTTGGGTTCAGCCCACGGAAGTCACGGATACGGGGAATCGCGACGCTGATGAGACGGTCCAGAAATTCGTACATGCGCGTACGCCGCAGCGTCACTTTGCAACCTACGGGCATCCCCTCGCGGATCTTGAAACCGGCGATAGACTTGCGGGCATGCGTGACGATGGGCTTCTGGCCTCCGATCGCCTGCATGTGCTCGACCGCATTCTGCAAGATTTTCTTGTCCGCGACCGCTTCACCCACCCCCATATTGAGGGTGATCTTCACCAGGCGCGGAACCTCCATGACGGACTGATAACCGAACCGCGCCATCAATTCCGGTACGACTTTCTCTTTGTAAAGGTCTTCTAACCTAGGCATGACACATCCGCTACTCAAGCGTCAATCAGTTCGTTGGTGGACCGGTAGAAACGGACTTTTCTGCCGTCGGCCAGCAGCCGGAATCCGACGCGATCACCCTTGTTGGTGGCGGCGTTGAACAGTGCCACGTTGGAACTGTGGATCGGCATGGCCTTCTCGACGATACCGCCGGGCACGCCTCTCATGGGATTCTGGCGCTGGTGCTTCCGGACGAGGTTGACGCCTTCGACCAGCAATTTGTCCTCGCTCAGCACCGACAGCACCAAGCCTCTTTTTCCTTTGTCTTTTCCGGCGATCACGATGACTTGATCGCCTTTCTTGATCCTACGCATGGGGCAACACCTTCTTACGTCAAAGCACTTCCGGCGCCAGGGAGATAATCTTCATGAACTTCTCAGAGCGAAGTTCACGTGTGACCGGCCCGAAAATACGCGTACCGATGGGCTGATGCTGGTTGTTCAGGATGACTGCGGCATTGTTATCGAACCGAATCAGCGAACCGTCGGCACGCCTCACGCCCTTACGGGTACGAACAACCACTGCGTTGTAGACCTCGCCCTTCTTGACGCGCCCCCGGGGGATCGCATCCTTCACGCTGACCTTGATGACGTCGCCGACATTCGCATACCGCCGCTTGGACCCACCAAGGACCTTAATACACATGACTTGCCGCGCGCCGCTGTTGTCCGCGACATCCAGACAGGTCTGCATCTGTATCATCGTTCAAATCTCCAAATATTTGCTCAAGGCCCTGGTGGACGACTTCATACCGCCCGCTCTACGACTGCGCCGAGAGTCCAGGCTTTTTTCTTCGAAACCGGCCGGGACGCATGCAGGGTCACCAGATCGCCGATGCCGCACTCGTTGTTTTCATCATGCGCCAGCACCTTCGTCGTGCGGCGGATGTACTTGCCATACAACGGATGGGACACCTGCCGCTCGATGGCGACTACGATGGTTCGATCCATCTTGTTCGACACCACGCGCCCGGTTACGCTCCGCACGCGACCTTCGCTCACCGTCATACCTTACCGCCTTTTTCTGCCAGAACCATATTCACTCGCGCGATATCACGCCGCACTGCCCTGATCTGATGGGACTTGCTCAACTGTCCCGTCGCCTGCTGCATCCTCAGGCTGAACGCCTCCCGATGCAGATCCATCAACGTCGACTTGAGTTCGTCAGCCTGTTTCGCTCTCAATTCGCTGGCTTTCATCACATCACCGTACGCAGGGAAAAGGTGGTCTGGACCGGCAGCTTCGCCGCTGCCAGCCGAAACGCCTCACGGGCCAGTTCTTCGCTGACGCCCTCGAGTTCGTACAACATGGTGCCGGGTTTGATCTCGGCCACCCAGTACTCCACGCTGCCCTTGCCGCTACCCATGCGGACTTCCAACGGCTTCTTGCTGATAGGCTTATCCGGGAATACGCGGATCCAGATTTTTCCGCCGCGCTTTACGTGGCGGGAAATGGTCCGACGGGCTGCCTCGATTTGGCGGGCGGTTATTCTACCTCGAGTCGTGGCCTTAAGGCCATACTCACCGAAGGATACCTTGCTGCCGGCGATGGCCAAGCCGGTATTGCGCCCCTTATGCTGTTTTCTGTACTTCGTTCTTTTTGGCTGCAACATGGCACGACCTCATCAAGCTTCGACCGCACTGCGGGTCTTCGACTCCGCATGCACAGGCTCGAAAACCTCGCCTTTGAAAATCCACACCTTTACGCCGATAACCCCATATGTGGTCACCGCCTCGGCAAAACCGTAGTCGATATCCGCGCGGAAGGTGTGGAGCGGCACACGACCCTCGCGATACCATTCCGTCCGGGCGATCTCGGCGCCGTTGAGTCTGCCGGCCACGCTGATCTTGATGCCTTCGGCACCGACGCGCAGCGTGTTCTGTACCGCGCGCTTCATGGCACGCCGGAACATGATGCGTTTCTCCAACTGCTGAGCGACGCCTTCCGCCACGAGCTGAGCATCCAGTTCGGGCTTGCGGATCTCTTCGACGCTGACCTGAACGGGGACGCCCATGAAGCGGGACACGTCGCGCCGGAGCGCGTCGATGTCCTCACCGCGTTTGCCGATCACAATTCCCGGCCGCGCGGTGTGGATCGTGATCTGGGCATTGTTCGCCAACCGATTGATCTGGATCCGGCTGACCGATGCGTGTTTCAGCTTCCGCTTCAGAAACTCGCGGACCTTGAGGTCGTTGTTGAGAAATACGGGATACGACTTGCTGTCCGCGAACCAGCGCGACGTCCAGTCCTTGATATATCCCAGACGAATTCCAGTTGGATTGACTTTCTGCCCCATAACGGAAATGCCTTTACTAATGTCTAGTTATCCGACACCAGCACGGTGATGTGCGAGGTGCGCTTGAGTATCCGATTTGCGCGCCCCTTCGCCCGGGCGCTCATCCGCTTGAGAACAGGGCCCTCGTCGACGAATACGGTCTTTACGCGCAGCTCGTCCACATCGGCACCTTCGTTGTGTTCGGCATTGGCGATGGCTGCCTGCAGCACCTTTTTCACCAGACCGGCAGCTTTCTTGTTGCTGAATGTCAAAAGATCCAGCGCCGCCGCGACGTTGAGCCCGCGAATCTGATCGGCAACCAGCCGGCACTTTTGAGGAGAAATGCGCGCCGTTTTATGTCTCGATAATGCTTCCATCGACTACACGCCTCACTTGCTCTTCTTGTCGGCCTGATGCCCTTTGTAAGTCCGCGTCGGTGCGAACTCGCCCAGCTTATGGCCGACCATGTTGTCGCTGACCAAAACGGGCACATGCTGCTTCCCGTTATGCACTGCGATGGTCTTCCCGATCATTTCAGGCAACACCATGGATCGGCGCGACCAGGTCTTGATAGGCTTCTTGGCGCCGGTCGAATTCGCCTCGTCGACCTTCTTCATCAGATGATGGTCGACGAACGGACCTTTCTTGATAGAACGTGGCACGGTCTATTCCTCTTACTCGTTATCGCGTCTTGCGTCTGCGGATGATCAGACCATCGGTTCGCTTGTTGTTCCGGGTCTTGTAGCCCTTGGTGGGGATGCCCCAGGGCGAAACGGGATGTCTGCCCCCGGAAGTCCGACCTTCGCCGCCGCCATGGGGATGATCCACGGGATTCATGGCGACACCCCGCACCGTTGGGCGAACGCCCCGCCAGCGCGACGCACCGGCCTTCCCCAACGAAACCAGGTTGTGTTCGGTATTGGAGACCTCACCGATCGTAGCTTTGCAATCGGCCAGCACCTTGCGCATCTCGCCGGAACGCATGCGTATGGTGGCGTACTCGCCCTCCTTTGCGACCAACTGGATCGAGGTGCCGGCACTGCGCGCGTACTGCGCGCCTTTCCCCGGCTTGCCTTCGACGCAATGCACGACGGTGCCGACGGGAATGTTGCGCAGCGGCAGGCTGTTGCCGACCTTGATCGGGGCAAACTCTCCGGCGACGATCTCATTGCCGGCACTCAGACCCGCCGGCGCGACAATATAGCGACGCTCTCCGTCACGATACAGCACGAGCGCGATGTAAGCGGTGCGGTTCGGGTCGTATTCGATACGCTCGACGCGAGCCGGCACGTCGAGCTTATCCCGTTTGAAATCCACGATACGATAGAACTGCTTGTGCCCACCGCCCTTGTGCCGGGTGGTCACACGGCCCTGATTATTGCGGCCCGAAGAGCGCGTCTGCTTCTCGAGCAGCTTCGCATACGGTTCGCCCTTGTGCAGTTCCTCGCTGCGCACCCGCGTCACAAAGCGCGCGCCAGCGGAAGTGGGTTTTTGTTTAATCAGAGCCATGGTCTTATCTTTACTCAAGCAATCGAATATCGAATTAATTTACCGCCAGCTCAATATCAAAGCCCGGCTTCAGCTTAACGTAAGCTTTCTTCCAGTCTGAACGCTGGCCCATAAACCGCCCGAAACGCTTGGATTTACCCTTGACGTTGAGCACACGCACGGACTCGACTTTCACGCTGAACATGAGCTCAACGGCACTTTTGATCTGAAGCTTGCTTGCAGCCGGTTTGACCCGAAACACAAACTGGCGGTCCTTTTCCGCGCCCGCCGTAGATTTTTCAGATACCACAGGGGCGAGCAGGGTACGCATCAACTCGATTTGGTTCATGACAGCCTTACCTCCAGCTTGCGAATCGCCGAGCTGGTGGCGATTACACGCTCGGCGTGCACCAGGTCGACCGGGCTCAATGTGTCGGCGGTATTGACGCTGACGTTGGGCAGATTGCGCGACGACAGAGCCAGATTCAGATCGAGCTGCTCGGCCAGAATTACGGTATACCCCTCGCCAAAGCTCTTCAGCTTCGCCGCGAGCTCCCGCGTCTTGGCGGACTCCGGAACGATACTGTCGGAAACGACGAGACGCCCCTGCCGCAGCAGCTCGGAAAATATGGACCGGACAGCCGCCCGGTACATCTTCTTGTTCAACTTCTGCCTGTAGTTCCGGTTGGATGCGGCAAACGTCACGCCACCGGTACGCCACAGGGGGCCACGCGTCGTTCCTGCCCGCGCGTGCCCGGATCCTTTCTGTTTCCAGGGCTTCTTGCCGCCGCCCGATACATCCGACCGGCTCTTCTGTGCTTTCGTTCCCGAACGCGCAGCGGCGAGATAACCGACGACGAGCTGATGCACCAGGGATTCGTTGAATCCCTGACCGAATACCTTATCGGAAACTTCCAGGTTTCCCGCGGATCCGTTTTCGATTTTTGGAATACTGAGGCTCATGACCAACTACCTATTTCTTCGCAGCAGGGCGGACAACCACGTCCGCACCCTTGGCACCGGGCACCGCCCCCTTCACGAGGAGCAGACACCGCTCGGCGTCGACGCCGACGATCCGCAAGTTGGGGACCGTGACGTTCTTGTCCCCCATGTGGCCGGCCATTCTCTTACCCTTGAACACACGGCCGGGCGTCTGATTCTGGCCGATCGAGCCCGGCGCCCGGTGGGACAACGAGTTGCCATGGGTCGCGTCCTGAGTACGGAAGTTATGCCGCTTCACGACGCCGGCGAAACCCTTGCCGATGCTCCGCGAGCGGGCGTCGACGAACTGGCCTTCCGCGAACAGATCGACACCGAGTTCGGTGCCGACCGCGTAGTCCTGGTCGGAATCCTCCAGCCGGAACTCCCACAGTCCCCGCCCCGCTTCGACGCCGGCTTTCGCATAGTGCCCGGCGCCCGACTTGGTAAGGCGCGAGCGCTTCTTGCCGCCCGTGGTCACCTGAATGGCGCGATAGCCGTCCGACTCCAGGGTCTTAACTTGAACTACCCGGTTGGGCTCGACGTGGATCACCGTTACCGGAACGGCTGCACCGGCGTCCGTGAAAATATGGGTCATTCCGCACTTGCGGCCGACTAAACCTATGGCCATCTCTCTTCCCCGAGTCGTGTGCTCTAATACCTTTCTATCAGTTAAGCTTGATCTGAACGTCGACGCCCGCAGCCAGATCCAGACGCATGAGTGCGTCCACCGTCTTGTCCGTGGGCTCGATGATGTCCATCAGCCGCTTGTGGGTGCGAAGCTCGTATTGATCACGGGCATCCTTGTTCACGTGCGGCGATACCAACACCGTGAACCGTTCCTTCTTCGTCGGCAGCGGAAT encodes the following:
- the rplE gene encoding 50S ribosomal protein L5; amino-acid sequence: MPRLEDLYKEKVVPELMARFGYQSVMEVPRLVKITLNMGVGEAVADKKILQNAVEHMQAIGGQKPIVTHARKSIAGFKIREGMPVGCKVTLRRTRMYEFLDRLISVAIPRIRDFRGLNPKAFDGRGNYSMGVREQIIFPEIDYDKIDAIRGMDITITSTAKSDAEAKALLEAFKFPFRT
- the rplX gene encoding 50S ribosomal protein L24 → MRRIKKGDQVIVIAGKDKGKRGLVLSVLSEDKLLVEGVNLVRKHQRQNPMRGVPGGIVEKAMPIHSSNVALFNAATNKGDRVGFRLLADGRKVRFYRSTNELIDA
- the rplN gene encoding 50S ribosomal protein L14: MIQMQTCLDVADNSGARQVMCIKVLGGSKRRYANVGDVIKVSVKDAIPRGRVKKGEVYNAVVVRTRKGVRRADGSLIRFDNNAAVILNNQHQPIGTRIFGPVTRELRSEKFMKIISLAPEVL
- the rpsQ gene encoding 30S ribosomal protein S17 — translated: MTVSEGRVRSVTGRVVSNKMDRTIVVAIERQVSHPLYGKYIRRTTKVLAHDENNECGIGDLVTLHASRPVSKKKAWTLGAVVERAV
- the rpmC gene encoding 50S ribosomal protein L29 is translated as MKASELRAKQADELKSTLMDLHREAFSLRMQQATGQLSKSHQIRAVRRDIARVNMVLAEKGGKV
- the rplP gene encoding 50S ribosomal protein L16, translated to MLQPKRTKYRKQHKGRNTGLAIAGSKVSFGEYGLKATTRGRITARQIEAARRTISRHVKRGGKIWIRVFPDKPISKKPLEVRMGSGKGSVEYWVAEIKPGTMLYELEGVSEELAREAFRLAAAKLPVQTTFSLRTVM
- the rpsC gene encoding 30S ribosomal protein S3, with amino-acid sequence MGQKVNPTGIRLGYIKDWTSRWFADSKSYPVFLNNDLKVREFLKRKLKHASVSRIQINRLANNAQITIHTARPGIVIGKRGEDIDALRRDVSRFMGVPVQVSVEEIRKPELDAQLVAEGVAQQLEKRIMFRRAMKRAVQNTLRVGAEGIKISVAGRLNGAEIARTEWYREGRVPLHTFRADIDYGFAEAVTTYGVIGVKVWIFKGEVFEPVHAESKTRSAVEA
- the rplV gene encoding 50S ribosomal protein L22, producing MEALSRHKTARISPQKCRLVADQIRGLNVAAALDLLTFSNKKAAGLVKKVLQAAIANAEHNEGADVDELRVKTVFVDEGPVLKRMSARAKGRANRILKRTSHITVLVSDN
- the rpsS gene encoding 30S ribosomal protein S19; translation: MPRSIKKGPFVDHHLMKKVDEANSTGAKKPIKTWSRRSMVLPEMIGKTIAVHNGKQHVPVLVSDNMVGHKLGEFAPTRTYKGHQADKKSK
- the rplB gene encoding 50S ribosomal protein L2 encodes the protein MALIKQKPTSAGARFVTRVRSEELHKGEPYAKLLEKQTRSSGRNNQGRVTTRHKGGGHKQFYRIVDFKRDKLDVPARVERIEYDPNRTAYIALVLYRDGERRYIVAPAGLSAGNEIVAGEFAPIKVGNSLPLRNIPVGTVVHCVEGKPGKGAQYARSAGTSIQLVAKEGEYATIRMRSGEMRKVLADCKATIGEVSNTEHNLVSLGKAGASRWRGVRPTVRGVAMNPVDHPHGGGEGRTSGGRHPVSPWGIPTKGYKTRNNKRTDGLIIRRRKTR
- the rplW gene encoding 50S ribosomal protein L23, which translates into the protein MNQIELMRTLLAPVVSEKSTAGAEKDRQFVFRVKPAASKLQIKSAVELMFSVKVESVRVLNVKGKSKRFGRFMGQRSDWKKAYVKLKPGFDIELAVN
- the rplD gene encoding 50S ribosomal protein L4 — encoded protein: MSLSIPKIENGSAGNLEVSDKVFGQGFNESLVHQLVVGYLAAARSGTKAQKSRSDVSGGGKKPWKQKGSGHARAGTTRGPLWRTGGVTFAASNRNYRQKLNKKMYRAAVRSIFSELLRQGRLVVSDSIVPESAKTRELAAKLKSFGEGYTVILAEQLDLNLALSSRNLPNVSVNTADTLSPVDLVHAERVIATSSAIRKLEVRLS
- the rplC gene encoding 50S ribosomal protein L3; its protein translation is MAIGLVGRKCGMTHIFTDAGAAVPVTVIHVEPNRVVQVKTLESDGYRAIQVTTGGKKRSRLTKSGAGHYAKAGVEAGRGLWEFRLEDSDQDYAVGTELGVDLFAEGQFVDARSRSIGKGFAGVVKRHNFRTQDATHGNSLSHRAPGSIGQNQTPGRVFKGKRMAGHMGDKNVTVPNLRIVGVDAERCLLLVKGAVPGAKGADVVVRPAAKK
- the rpsJ gene encoding 30S ribosomal protein S10 produces the protein MAKQRIRIRLKAFDHRLIDQSASEIVETAKRTGAQVLGPIPLPTKKERFTVLVSPHVNKDARDQYELRTHKRLMDIIEPTDKTVDALMRLDLAAGVDVQIKLN